In the genome of Streptomyces racemochromogenes, one region contains:
- the pucL gene encoding factor-independent urate hydroxylase: MATILGQNQYGKAENRVVKITRDGDTHHIKDLNVSVALSGDMDDVHYSGSNANVLPTDTTKNTVYAFAKEYGIESAEQFGIHLARWFVNSQEPIQRARIRIEEYAWDRIATSDANSKFIGADEVNHSFVRKGMETRVTQITYDGQNWEVISGLKDLIVMNSTNSEFWGYVKDKYTTLQEAYDRILATQVSGRWRFNWTDDEQRMPNWEKSYAETRKHMLQAFAETYSLSLQQTLYQMGSRIINHRSEIDEVRFSLPNKHHFLVDLEPFGLKNDNEVYFAADRPYGLIEATVLRDGADARIPVDMTNL; this comes from the coding sequence ATGGCCACGATTCTGGGCCAGAACCAGTACGGCAAGGCAGAGAACCGCGTCGTCAAGATCACGCGGGACGGCGACACCCACCACATCAAGGACCTGAACGTCTCGGTCGCCCTCTCCGGCGACATGGACGACGTCCACTACTCCGGCTCGAACGCCAACGTCCTCCCGACGGACACCACCAAGAACACGGTGTACGCGTTCGCCAAGGAGTACGGCATCGAGTCCGCCGAGCAGTTCGGCATCCACCTGGCGCGTTGGTTCGTGAACAGCCAGGAGCCGATCCAGCGCGCGCGCATCCGGATCGAAGAGTACGCCTGGGACCGCATCGCGACCTCGGACGCCAACTCCAAGTTCATCGGCGCCGACGAGGTCAACCACTCCTTCGTCCGCAAGGGCATGGAGACCCGCGTCACCCAGATCACGTACGACGGCCAGAACTGGGAGGTCATCTCCGGCCTCAAGGACCTGATCGTCATGAACTCCACGAACTCCGAGTTCTGGGGTTACGTGAAGGACAAGTACACGACCCTGCAGGAGGCGTACGACCGCATCCTGGCCACCCAGGTGTCGGGCCGCTGGCGCTTCAACTGGACCGACGACGAGCAGCGGATGCCCAACTGGGAGAAGTCCTACGCCGAGACCAGGAAGCACATGCTCCAGGCCTTCGCGGAGACCTACTCCCTGTCGCTCCAGCAGACCCTGTACCAGATGGGTTCGCGCATCATCAACCACCGTTCGGAGATCGACGAGGTCCGCTTCTCGCTCCCGAACAAGCACCACTTCCTCGTCGACCTGGAGCCCTTCGGCCTCAAGAACGACAACGAGGTCTACTTCGCCGCGGACCGCCCGTACGGTCTGATCGAGGCGACGGTCCTCCGCGACGGCGCTGACGCCCGTATCCCCGTGGACATGACCAACCTCTGA
- the uraH gene encoding hydroxyisourate hydrolase yields MSTETTASVSTHILDTSIGRPAEGVAISLSARAGLDGEWAALGGSATDADGRCKDLPALPEGTTHVRLDFETETYFSKKQAEAQQDAPRVRDSGAFFPEVTITFAVNPGEHYHVPLLLNPFGYSVYRGS; encoded by the coding sequence ATGAGCACCGAGACCACCGCGTCGGTGTCCACCCACATCCTGGACACCAGCATCGGCCGCCCCGCCGAGGGCGTCGCCATCTCCCTGTCGGCCCGCGCGGGCCTCGACGGCGAGTGGGCGGCCCTGGGCGGCAGCGCCACCGACGCCGACGGACGCTGCAAGGACCTGCCGGCCCTGCCGGAGGGCACCACACACGTACGTCTCGACTTCGAGACCGAGACGTACTTTTCGAAGAAGCAAGCCGAGGCGCAGCAGGACGCCCCCCGCGTAAGGGACAGCGGTGCGTTCTTCCCCGAGGTAACCATCACCTTCGCGGTGAACCCGGGCGAGCACTACCACGTACCGCTGCTGCTCAACCCGTTCGGCTACTCCGTTTACCGAGGGAGCTAG
- the uraD gene encoding 2-oxo-4-hydroxy-4-carboxy-5-ureidoimidazoline decarboxylase: MTSSPTPGLTRFNALDDSAATAELHEVCASSAWGSKMLAQRPFATADALFAANESAMAELTAQDLGEAMGGHAPIGRPKPGDPTSAREQRGMAGASEELKTELLELNLAYQEKFGHVFLICATGATGEFMRDAVKVRIENSAEQEREIARGELVKINRIRLTRLAELAEGE; encoded by the coding sequence GTGACTTCGAGTCCGACCCCGGGTCTCACCCGGTTCAACGCCTTGGACGACAGCGCGGCCACGGCCGAGCTCCACGAGGTGTGCGCCAGTTCGGCGTGGGGGAGCAAGATGCTCGCCCAGCGCCCCTTCGCCACCGCCGACGCCCTGTTCGCCGCCAACGAGTCCGCCATGGCGGAACTCACGGCGCAGGACCTGGGCGAGGCGATGGGAGGCCACGCGCCGATCGGCCGGCCGAAGCCGGGAGACCCGACCTCCGCCCGCGAGCAGCGTGGCATGGCCGGTGCCTCGGAGGAGCTCAAGACCGAGCTCCTGGAGCTGAACCTGGCCTACCAGGAGAAGTTCGGCCACGTCTTCCTCATCTGCGCCACCGGTGCGACCGGTGAGTTCATGCGGGACGCGGTCAAGGTCCGGATCGAGAACAGCGCCGAGCAGGAGCGAGAGATCGCCCGCGGCGAGCTCGTGAAGATCAACCGGATCCGCCTGACCCGCCTCGCCGAACTCGCAGAAGGAGAGTGA
- a CDS encoding helix-turn-helix domain-containing protein, whose amino-acid sequence MTEPRDHPFVAAVKPLVDAMGGEMMDPALAEPDDVVLAWEGQELLAVRLPQLSDSLDRILAVLERRHGVPLAQLDRKAKQDVVRILEARGAFSVRHGVETVASALGVSRFTVYNYLNRDAAAQTKPEKTAKGEG is encoded by the coding sequence ATGACCGAGCCCCGCGACCACCCCTTCGTCGCCGCGGTCAAGCCGCTGGTGGACGCGATGGGCGGCGAGATGATGGACCCCGCCCTGGCCGAGCCCGACGACGTCGTGCTCGCGTGGGAGGGCCAGGAGCTGCTGGCCGTGCGCCTGCCCCAGCTCTCCGACTCGCTGGACCGCATCCTTGCCGTGCTGGAGCGCCGCCACGGCGTACCGTTGGCGCAGCTCGACCGCAAGGCCAAGCAGGACGTGGTGCGGATACTGGAGGCGCGGGGCGCCTTCTCGGTGCGGCACGGTGTGGAAACGGTCGCGAGCGCCCTGGGCGTCAGCCGTTTCACGGTCTACAACTACTTGAACCGGGACGCCGCAGCTCAAACGAAGCCCGAAAAGACAGCCAAGGGTGAGGGCTGA
- a CDS encoding thiamine-binding protein, with translation MRLRVEFTTEPFDLEEAPAHAVAAREVIQKAELDAVDVGPFGNTAEGDSDRVLTAVAALLRDSLDAGATRVSLQVNVIGEDGA, from the coding sequence GTGCGATTGAGAGTTGAGTTCACGACCGAGCCCTTCGACCTCGAAGAGGCTCCCGCCCACGCCGTGGCCGCCCGCGAGGTCATCCAGAAGGCCGAGCTGGACGCGGTCGACGTCGGCCCGTTCGGAAACACCGCCGAGGGCGACTCCGACCGGGTGCTGACCGCCGTCGCCGCGCTGCTGCGCGACTCCCTGGACGCCGGCGCGACCCGCGTCTCGCTCCAGGTCAACGTGATCGGGGAGGACGGCGCATGA
- a CDS encoding TIM barrel protein — protein sequence MGYTDQRFDVNLSILFTELPLLERPAAAAAAGFTAVELWWPWIETPTPAQEELDALKKALEDAGTQLVGLNFYAGRLPGPDRGAVSVPGEESDRFNANINVAADFAASVGCKALNALYGNRVEGVDPAVQDELALKNLVVAAQAADRVGAILLIETLNKPESPLYPLVSAPAGIEVVDKVNEATGLGNAKFLLDLYHLAMNDEDLSEVIEKYAAKTGHVQIADKPGRGAPGTGELPLEDLLDQLKKAGYQGFVGLEYKAADAAASFDWLPAEARAAK from the coding sequence ATGGGATACACGGACCAGCGCTTCGATGTGAACCTGTCGATCCTCTTCACGGAACTCCCGCTCCTGGAGCGCCCCGCGGCCGCCGCCGCGGCGGGCTTCACCGCGGTCGAGCTGTGGTGGCCCTGGATCGAGACCCCCACCCCCGCTCAGGAGGAGCTGGACGCCCTCAAGAAGGCTCTTGAGGACGCCGGCACCCAGCTGGTGGGACTGAACTTCTACGCCGGCCGGCTGCCGGGCCCGGACCGCGGCGCGGTATCGGTCCCCGGCGAGGAGTCGGACCGCTTCAACGCCAACATCAACGTGGCGGCGGACTTCGCCGCCTCGGTCGGCTGCAAGGCGCTCAACGCCCTGTACGGCAACCGCGTCGAGGGCGTGGACCCGGCGGTCCAGGACGAGCTGGCCCTGAAGAACCTGGTCGTCGCGGCCCAGGCCGCGGACCGGGTGGGCGCGATCCTCCTGATCGAGACCCTCAACAAGCCCGAGTCGCCGCTCTACCCCCTGGTGAGCGCCCCGGCCGGCATCGAGGTGGTGGACAAGGTGAACGAGGCCACCGGCCTCGGGAACGCCAAGTTCCTCCTCGACCTGTACCACCTGGCGATGAACGATGAGGACCTCTCCGAGGTCATCGAAAAGTACGCCGCCAAGACCGGGCACGTCCAGATCGCGGACAAGCCGGGACGCGGTGCCCCCGGCACCGGCGAGCTGCCCCTCGAGGACCTCCTCGACCAGCTGAAGAAGGCCGGCTACCAGGGCTTTGTCGGCCTGGAGTACAAGGCCGCCGACGCCGCCGCGTCCTTCGACTGGCTCCCGGCCGAGGCCCGGGCCGCCAAGTAA
- a CDS encoding 2-hydroxy-3-oxopropionate reductase, giving the protein MSNSAALPKIAWIGLGIMGSPMSENLLKAGYSVTGFTLEQDKLDRLAAAGGTAAGSIAEAVADADVIITMVPASPQVEAINYGPNGILENAKSGALIIDMSSITPQTSVDLAKNAAEKGIRVIDAPVSGGEAGAIEAVLSIMVGGEQADFDAALPILETLGKVIVLCGPHGSGQTVKAANQLIVAVNIQACAEAVVFLEKSGVNLEAALDVLNGGLAGSTVLTRKKDNFLNRDFKPGFRIDLHHKDMGIVTDAARNVGAALPVGAVVAQLVASLRAQGDGGLDHSALLRAVERLSGAQV; this is encoded by the coding sequence ATGAGCAACTCCGCTGCGCTCCCGAAGATCGCCTGGATCGGCCTCGGAATCATGGGCTCCCCCATGTCCGAGAACCTCCTCAAGGCCGGCTACTCGGTCACCGGCTTCACCCTGGAGCAGGACAAGCTGGACCGCCTGGCCGCCGCCGGCGGCACCGCGGCCGGCTCGATCGCCGAGGCCGTCGCCGACGCCGACGTCATCATCACGATGGTGCCCGCCTCCCCGCAGGTCGAGGCCATCAACTACGGCCCGAACGGCATCCTCGAGAACGCCAAGTCCGGTGCGCTGATCATCGACATGTCGTCGATCACCCCGCAGACCTCCGTCGACCTGGCGAAGAACGCCGCCGAGAAGGGCATCCGCGTCATCGACGCCCCGGTGTCCGGCGGCGAGGCCGGCGCCATCGAGGCCGTGCTGTCGATCATGGTGGGTGGCGAGCAGGCCGACTTCGACGCCGCGCTCCCGATCCTGGAGACCCTCGGCAAGGTCATCGTGCTGTGCGGTCCGCACGGCTCGGGCCAGACGGTGAAGGCCGCCAACCAGCTCATCGTCGCGGTGAACATCCAGGCGTGCGCCGAGGCCGTCGTCTTCCTCGAGAAGTCCGGCGTGAACCTCGAGGCCGCCCTCGACGTCCTCAACGGCGGTCTGGCCGGCTCCACGGTCCTGACCCGCAAGAAGGACAACTTCCTGAACCGCGACTTCAAGCCCGGCTTCCGGATCGACCTGCACCACAAGGACATGGGCATCGTCACCGACGCCGCCCGCAACGTCGGTGCGGCCCTGCCGGTCGGCGCGGTCGTCGCCCAGCTGGTCGCCTCGCTGCGCGCCCAGGGTGACGGCGGCCTGGACCACTCCGCGCTGCTGCGCGCGGTCGAGCGCCTCTCCGGCGCCCAGGTCTGA
- a CDS encoding catalase, translated as MSKRTLTTESGAPVADNQNSATAGVGGPLLIQDQQLLEKLARFNRERIPERVVHARGSGAYGYFEVTDDVTAYTSAAFLNTVGKKTETFLRFSTVADSLGGADAVRDPRGFALKFYTEEGNYDLVGNNTPVFFIKDPIKFPDFIHSQKRDPFTGKQEPDNVWDFWAHAPEATHQITWLMGDRGIPASYRHMNGYGSHTYQWTNAQGEAFFVKYHFKTNQGIRCLSGEQAAELVGQDANSHQTDLLQAIERGVNPSWTLYVQIMPAAEAADYRFNPFDLTKVWPHADYPLQRVGRLVLDRNPDNVFAEVEQSAFSPNNFVPGITASPDKMLQGRLFAYADAQRYRLGVNHTQLPVNAPKATKADNYGRDGVMALRNGSRHDKNYEPNSYQGPAETGIALGAPKAVSGYTGTHEAPAHTKDDDFFQAGELYRLMSEAEKQRLVANIAGGLSQVTLEDVIEKNLAHFHAADADYGRRVEEAVRALRDA; from the coding sequence ATGTCGAAGCGCACGCTGACGACCGAGTCCGGCGCCCCGGTCGCCGACAACCAGAACTCCGCCACCGCCGGCGTCGGTGGCCCGCTCCTGATCCAGGACCAGCAGCTCCTGGAGAAGCTCGCCCGCTTCAACCGCGAGCGCATCCCGGAGCGCGTCGTGCACGCCCGCGGCTCGGGCGCGTACGGCTACTTCGAGGTGACCGACGACGTCACCGCGTACACCAGCGCGGCGTTCCTGAACACCGTCGGCAAGAAGACCGAGACCTTCCTGCGCTTCTCCACCGTGGCCGACTCCCTCGGTGGCGCGGACGCCGTCCGCGACCCGCGCGGCTTCGCGCTCAAGTTCTACACCGAAGAGGGCAACTACGACCTCGTCGGCAACAACACCCCGGTGTTCTTCATCAAGGACCCGATCAAGTTCCCGGACTTCATCCACTCCCAGAAGCGCGACCCCTTCACGGGCAAGCAGGAGCCGGACAACGTCTGGGACTTCTGGGCGCACGCCCCCGAGGCCACGCACCAGATCACCTGGCTGATGGGTGACCGCGGCATCCCGGCCTCCTACCGCCACATGAACGGCTACGGCTCCCACACCTACCAGTGGACCAACGCCCAGGGCGAGGCCTTCTTCGTCAAGTACCACTTCAAGACGAACCAGGGCATCCGCTGCCTCTCGGGCGAGCAGGCCGCCGAGCTCGTCGGCCAGGACGCCAACTCGCACCAGACCGACCTGCTCCAGGCGATCGAGCGCGGCGTGAACCCGAGCTGGACCCTCTACGTCCAGATCATGCCCGCGGCCGAGGCCGCGGACTACCGCTTCAACCCGTTCGACCTCACCAAGGTGTGGCCGCACGCCGACTACCCGCTGCAGCGCGTGGGCCGCCTGGTCCTCGACCGCAACCCGGACAACGTCTTCGCCGAGGTCGAGCAGTCCGCCTTCTCCCCGAACAACTTCGTCCCGGGCATCACCGCCTCGCCGGACAAGATGCTCCAGGGCCGCCTGTTCGCGTACGCCGACGCCCAGCGCTACCGCCTCGGCGTGAACCACACCCAGCTGCCGGTCAACGCCCCGAAGGCGACGAAGGCCGACAACTACGGCCGCGACGGCGTCATGGCGCTGCGCAACGGCTCGCGCCACGACAAGAACTACGAGCCCAACTCGTACCAGGGCCCCGCCGAGACCGGCATAGCCCTCGGTGCCCCGAAGGCCGTCTCCGGCTACACGGGCACCCACGAGGCCCCGGCCCACACCAAGGACGACGACTTCTTCCAGGCCGGTGAGCTCTACCGCCTGATGTCGGAGGCCGAGAAGCAGCGCCTGGTGGCGAACATCGCCGGCGGCCTGTCTCAGGTCACCCTCGAGGACGTCATCGAGAAGAACCTGGCTCACTTCCACGCCGCGGACGCCGACTACGGCCGCCGCGTCGAGGAGGCCGTCCGCGCCCTGCGCGACGCCTGA
- a CDS encoding alpha/beta fold hydrolase, with product MSPSKPSIVFAHGLWADGSCYSKLIPVLQSEGHEVVSAQNTLDSLEGDVDAVHRALGRVSAPAVLVGHSWGGYVITAAGTDERVKGLVYVAALGPDAGESPEELIGKFDPPPLFSHLDNEDGRIWIARDGISHFCGDLPQAEQQLVWATQGAPRAEVLGSRLDEPAWRTRPSWFLVATRDHAVNPELQRFCAQRMGATVAEVESSHTPMLSRPEAVLDLIRTAARSVG from the coding sequence ATGTCGCCGAGCAAGCCGAGCATCGTCTTCGCCCACGGGCTGTGGGCCGACGGGTCCTGTTACAGCAAGCTGATCCCGGTCCTCCAGAGCGAGGGCCACGAGGTCGTCTCCGCGCAGAACACCCTGGACTCCCTGGAAGGGGACGTGGACGCCGTCCACCGTGCCCTGGGGCGCGTCAGCGCGCCGGCCGTCCTCGTGGGGCACTCCTGGGGTGGGTACGTCATCACCGCCGCCGGTACGGACGAGCGGGTGAAGGGGCTCGTCTACGTCGCCGCCCTGGGTCCGGACGCCGGCGAGTCCCCCGAGGAGCTGATCGGGAAGTTCGACCCGCCGCCGCTCTTCTCCCACCTGGACAACGAGGACGGGCGCATCTGGATCGCCCGTGACGGCATCTCCCACTTCTGCGGGGACCTGCCCCAGGCGGAGCAGCAGCTGGTGTGGGCGACGCAGGGCGCCCCGCGCGCGGAGGTCCTGGGCTCCAGGCTCGACGAGCCGGCCTGGCGGACCCGGCCCAGCTGGTTCCTCGTCGCCACGCGGGACCACGCGGTCAACCCGGAGCTCCAGCGGTTCTGCGCACAGCGGATGGGGGCCACCGTCGCCGAGGTCGAGTCCTCGCACACCCCCATGCTGTCCCGGCCCGAGGCGGTCCTGGACCTGATCCGGACGGCGGCCCGCTCGGTGGGGTGA
- the gcl gene encoding glyoxylate carboligase: MPRMTAAAAAVEILKLEGVEQAFGVPGAAINPFYRELKNVGGIAHTLARHVEGASHMAEGYTRAQAGNIGVCIGTSGPAGTDMITGLYSAIADSIPILCITGQAPVSKLHKEDFQAVDIATIAKPVTKAATTVLEAAQVPGVFQQAFHLMRSGRPGPVLIDLPIDVQLTEIEFDPETYTPLPVYKPQASRAQAEKALGFLLEAERPLIVAGGGIINADASDLLVEFAELTGIPVISTLMGWGTIPDDHELAAGMVGVQTAHRYGNATFLESDTVIGIGNRWANRHTGYNLDAYTKGRKFVHVDIEPTQLGKIFAPDFGIASDAKVALELFIEVAKEWKAEGKLPDFSAWAASAQERKATLQRRTHFENIPMKPQRVYEEMNKAFGPETRYVTTIGLSQIAAAQFLHVYKPRHWVNCGQAGPLGWTIPAAIGAATAQPDVPVVALSGDYDFQFMIEELAVAAQHKVPYVHVLVNNAYLGLIRQAQGGLGINFEVNLEFENINTPEIGVYGVDHVKVAEGLGVKAIRVTDPDKLGEAFEEAKKLAQEFQVPVVVEAILERVTNIAMSKTVDMSDVTEFEELATEPGHAPTAIKALQV; this comes from the coding sequence ATGCCTCGTATGACAGCCGCCGCTGCCGCAGTTGAGATCCTCAAGCTCGAGGGTGTCGAACAAGCGTTCGGCGTGCCCGGTGCTGCGATCAACCCGTTCTACCGCGAGCTCAAGAACGTGGGCGGCATCGCGCACACGCTGGCCCGCCACGTCGAGGGCGCCTCGCACATGGCCGAGGGCTACACCCGTGCCCAGGCGGGCAACATCGGCGTCTGCATCGGTACCTCGGGCCCGGCCGGCACCGACATGATCACCGGCCTGTACTCCGCCATCGCGGACTCGATCCCGATCCTCTGCATCACCGGTCAGGCTCCGGTCTCGAAGCTCCACAAGGAGGACTTCCAGGCCGTCGACATCGCCACCATCGCCAAGCCCGTCACCAAGGCCGCCACCACGGTCCTGGAGGCGGCGCAGGTCCCCGGCGTCTTCCAGCAGGCCTTCCACCTGATGCGCTCCGGCCGTCCGGGTCCGGTCCTGATCGACCTGCCGATCGACGTCCAGCTGACCGAGATCGAGTTCGACCCCGAGACCTACACCCCGCTGCCGGTCTACAAGCCGCAGGCCAGCCGCGCCCAGGCCGAGAAGGCCCTGGGCTTCCTGCTGGAGGCCGAGCGCCCGCTGATCGTCGCCGGCGGCGGCATCATCAACGCCGACGCCTCCGACCTGCTGGTCGAGTTCGCCGAGCTGACGGGCATCCCGGTCATCTCCACCCTCATGGGCTGGGGCACCATCCCGGACGACCACGAGCTGGCCGCCGGCATGGTCGGCGTCCAGACCGCGCACCGCTACGGCAACGCCACGTTCCTGGAGTCGGACACGGTCATCGGCATCGGCAACCGCTGGGCCAACCGTCACACCGGTTACAACCTGGACGCCTACACCAAGGGCCGCAAGTTCGTCCACGTCGACATCGAGCCCACCCAGCTGGGCAAGATCTTCGCCCCCGACTTCGGCATCGCCTCCGACGCCAAGGTCGCCCTGGAGCTCTTCATCGAGGTCGCCAAGGAGTGGAAGGCCGAGGGCAAGCTCCCCGACTTCTCCGCCTGGGCCGCCTCCGCGCAGGAGCGCAAGGCCACCCTGCAGCGCCGTACGCACTTCGAGAACATCCCCATGAAGCCGCAGCGCGTCTACGAGGAGATGAACAAGGCGTTCGGCCCGGAGACCCGCTACGTCACCACCATCGGCCTCTCCCAGATCGCGGCCGCGCAGTTCCTGCACGTCTACAAGCCGCGCCACTGGGTCAACTGCGGCCAGGCCGGCCCCCTCGGCTGGACCATCCCGGCCGCCATCGGCGCCGCCACCGCGCAGCCGGACGTCCCGGTCGTCGCCCTCTCCGGCGACTACGACTTCCAGTTCATGATCGAGGAGCTGGCGGTCGCCGCCCAGCACAAGGTCCCCTACGTCCACGTCCTCGTGAACAACGCCTACCTGGGCCTGATCCGCCAGGCGCAGGGCGGCCTCGGCATCAACTTCGAGGTCAACCTCGAGTTCGAGAACATCAACACCCCGGAGATCGGCGTCTACGGCGTCGACCACGTCAAGGTCGCCGAGGGCCTGGGCGTCAAGGCCATCCGCGTCACCGACCCGGACAAGCTGGGCGAGGCCTTCGAGGAGGCCAAGAAGCTGGCGCAGGAGTTCCAGGTCCCGGTCGTCGTCGAGGCCATCCTGGAGCGCGTCACCAACATCGCGATGAGCAAGACGGTCGACATGAGCGACGTCACCGAGTTCGAAGAGCTCGCGACCGAGCCGGGCCACGCCCCGACCGCGATCAAGGCCCTCCAGGTCTGA
- a CDS encoding glutathione peroxidase, with amino-acid sequence MSLYDIPLTTLDDEPTSLAAHRGKAILLVNTASQCGLTPQYSGLARLQFKYEEKGFTVIGVPCNQFGGQEPGTAEDIQTFCAAGFGVTFPMLEKSEVNGENRHPLYQELVKTPDAEGEAGDIQWNFEKFLISPAGEVVARFRPRTEPEAPEVIAAIEAQLPG; translated from the coding sequence ATGAGCCTGTACGACATCCCGCTGACGACCCTGGACGACGAGCCCACCAGCCTGGCGGCCCACCGGGGCAAGGCCATCCTCCTGGTGAACACCGCCTCCCAGTGCGGGCTCACCCCCCAGTACTCGGGACTGGCCCGGCTGCAGTTCAAGTACGAGGAGAAGGGCTTCACCGTCATCGGTGTGCCCTGCAACCAGTTCGGCGGGCAGGAGCCGGGCACCGCGGAGGACATCCAGACCTTCTGCGCGGCCGGCTTCGGCGTGACCTTCCCGATGCTGGAGAAGTCCGAGGTGAACGGCGAGAACCGGCACCCCCTCTACCAGGAGCTGGTGAAGACCCCGGACGCCGAGGGTGAGGCGGGGGACATCCAGTGGAACTTCGAGAAGTTCCTGATCTCCCCCGCCGGCGAGGTCGTCGCGCGCTTCCGCCCGCGCACCGAGCCCGAGGCCCCCGAGGTCATCGCCGCGATCGAGGCGCAGCTGCCGGGCTGA
- a CDS encoding AMP-binding protein, with product MTENSATESFQAARDFLLEHRGKYDAAHAGFTWPRPERFNWALDWFDHIATGNGADALRIVEEDGTSRSVSFGEMANRSDSAANWLRAQGVAAGDRILVMLGNQRELWEVMLGAMKLRAVVIPATPLLGPADLRDRVDRGRVRHVIARAEDTHKFDEVPGTYTRVAAGTEVPTGWRRLEDMYATDCDFTPDGVTLATDPLMLYFTSGTTASPKLVEHTHASYPIGHLSTMYWLGLRPGDVHLNIASPGWAKHAWSNIFAPWNAGATVFVHNYTRFDAERLMAEMDRGGVTTFCAPPTVWRMLIQSDLTKLHKPPREAVAAGEPLNPEVIERVRDAWGITIRDGFGQTETTLQVGNFPGAEVKPGSMGRPAPGYEIVLLDAVTGKESPVEGELCVDLRHAPAGVMTGYRDDPGRTAEAMADGLYRTGDIASRDADGYLTYVGRADDVFKASDYKISPFELESALLEHEAVAEAAVVPAPDELRLAVPKAYVTLAAGWEPGEETARALFEHSRAVLSPYKRIRRIEFAELPKTVSGKIRRVELRELTAAGSTREYDEADLG from the coding sequence ATGACGGAGAACAGCGCCACCGAAAGCTTCCAGGCCGCGCGGGACTTCCTGCTCGAACACCGCGGGAAGTACGACGCCGCCCACGCCGGCTTCACCTGGCCCCGCCCCGAGCGCTTCAACTGGGCCCTCGACTGGTTCGACCACATCGCGACCGGCAACGGCGCCGACGCCCTGCGCATCGTCGAGGAGGACGGCACCAGCCGGTCCGTCTCCTTCGGGGAGATGGCGAACCGGTCGGACTCCGCCGCCAACTGGCTCCGCGCCCAGGGCGTCGCCGCCGGCGACCGGATCCTCGTCATGCTCGGCAACCAGAGAGAGCTGTGGGAGGTGATGCTCGGCGCGATGAAGCTGCGCGCCGTCGTCATCCCCGCCACCCCGCTGCTCGGCCCCGCCGACCTGCGCGACCGGGTCGACCGCGGCCGGGTACGCCACGTCATCGCCCGCGCCGAGGACACCCACAAGTTCGACGAGGTCCCCGGCACCTACACCCGCGTCGCCGCCGGGACCGAGGTCCCCACCGGGTGGCGGCGGCTGGAGGACATGTACGCCACCGACTGCGACTTCACCCCGGACGGCGTCACCCTCGCCACCGACCCCCTGATGCTCTACTTCACCTCGGGCACCACCGCCAGCCCCAAGCTGGTCGAGCACACGCACGCCTCGTACCCGATCGGACACCTGTCCACCATGTACTGGCTCGGGCTGCGCCCCGGCGACGTCCACCTCAACATCGCCTCGCCCGGCTGGGCCAAGCACGCCTGGTCCAACATCTTCGCCCCCTGGAACGCGGGCGCGACCGTCTTCGTCCACAACTACACCCGCTTCGACGCCGAGCGCCTCATGGCCGAGATGGACCGCGGCGGCGTCACCACCTTCTGCGCCCCGCCCACCGTCTGGCGGATGCTGATCCAGTCCGACCTCACCAAGCTGCACAAGCCCCCGCGCGAGGCCGTCGCCGCCGGCGAGCCGCTGAACCCCGAGGTGATCGAACGGGTCCGGGACGCCTGGGGCATCACCATCCGCGACGGCTTCGGCCAGACCGAGACCACCCTCCAGGTCGGGAACTTCCCCGGCGCCGAGGTGAAGCCCGGGTCCATGGGCCGCCCCGCGCCCGGGTACGAGATCGTCCTGCTGGACGCCGTCACCGGCAAGGAGTCCCCCGTCGAGGGAGAGCTGTGCGTGGACCTGCGCCATGCCCCCGCCGGGGTGATGACCGGCTACCGCGACGACCCCGGGCGCACCGCCGAGGCCATGGCCGACGGCCTCTACCGGACCGGCGACATCGCCTCCCGCGACGCCGACGGCTACCTCACCTACGTGGGCCGCGCCGACGACGTCTTCAAGGCCTCCGACTACAAGATCAGCCCGTTCGAGCTGGAGAGCGCCCTCCTGGAGCACGAGGCCGTGGCCGAGGCGGCCGTCGTCCCCGCCCCCGACGAGCTCCGCCTGGCGGTGCCGAAGGCGTACGTCACCCTCGCCGCCGGCTGGGAGCCCGGCGAGGAGACCGCCCGGGCGCTCTTCGAGCACTCCCGGGCGGTCCTCTCCCCCTACAAGCGGATCCGGCGCATCGAGTTCGCCGAGCTTCCCAAGACCGTCTCCGGCAAGATCCGCCGGGTCGAGCTGCGGGAGCTCACCGCGGCCGGCTCGACGCGCGAGTACGACGAGGCCGACCTGGGCTAG